GTGCCCTCAGCAGTGACTCATTTGTCTTCGCATAAGACACAGCACCCCATGGATACTTCCCAAAGTCTTCAAGGTCTTCCGCCAACTTCAAATATCGCATGTCAATGTGGACATGTTTTTCGCTGCCCAACAGAACAAAGACAGCAAAGTATAAGAATCCAAGCTTGAATACATCGTCCACATCATCGCATTCGAGGAAGGCCTTTTCTAATTCCAACAGGTTCACAGTTTTATCGTTGGCAAAGTACTTCCGTTTCAATGAGCAGTTCTCATTTGTGGGAATCGGAATAAAGGGAAGGTTTCCAAACCTTAGCCCTGTCACGATGCAAAATTGCTGCGCCGTGAATTGGATGACCTTCTTGCCAACAATGAATTTGATCCCGTTCAGTTGGGAAACTGTCTTGGGATCAGCTTTACTGAGCAGCAACCCGTGGACAATCGGAGAAGTCCACTTGAGGTCCTCAATCCCTAGgagatgaccaaaacaactctGTTCAAACATTTGCAGCTGTTGTTAAGTGAATTTCTCCTTGATCGTAGTGATTTCCGTCTTCGTATGGGATAACGACAATGCTTTCCCTTGGAATTTTTGTTCCTCCGCAATCATCAACTTCATTTCACCAACCATATTTCCCTGCATGCCAATATTATAAACAGAATTTCAGTCGGTTGCAATCCACACAAtaacaagcaataaacaatcacCACTTATGAACAGCCTATTATAGGATatgaagtgaaaaaaattcaaaaaatacatatcataaacaaaaccccagCTATTTACAACTGACCTCCTCATTTAATGGCTCAAAGCCAAGTTTCAACACACCCAGTACTCTACCACTCctgcataatataatatctaaAAACACATCTCAACACACCATATAATCACACCATCTAATCATGAGACAGCTTCAGCTAGAATGGGAATGTGCGTTAGCACAAGCCTAATTGACAACAATTCAGGAGTAACAATATAAATCTATCTGACTAGaaagagtttaaaaaaacaacaagataTCGGGAAACAATTTATTCACTTCAAGGTATAATGTAATGGAACATCCTATGAATTAGTGGCAACCACAGTACCGACTCTACTATGGCCCTCCTTTcaaatgtaagaaaatgaaagaaattggcaccatcccttcagttttttcttaacaaaaaatcaaagataaattcataaataaaccatcaaaacggtataaaatgtttgtaagacatgtacaattacaaaattataagttctCCTCAGAAACAGAGCTCTCTAAGTATCCatacacaaacaacaaaagcaaaagcttaaaCAGTTAGCTTATAGCAAAATCAATGTCCCCATTTCTCTAAACCACAGCTGCTGGTGGTAGGTTCCCATCTTCACTCATTTCCCGCTTTCTTTTAAGCACACAATGATCAAGCACAAAACAGCAAACTTTTAAACAACTCATATTACACCACATATGgttcaaaacaaaactcatcCATATCCAATATGCAAGCCCTAAACTTAGTAAACAAAGTTATACAAAAATATGTCGAATTAACAAGCattattctcaaacaaaaagtatgatatggttgggagtttacaagttcaaatatttatacaaTACTTGATTTTGTCAAACTCTGTCTTGAGATATTTTATCAATCTAGAAGTTtctttcatatatgaaaaacTACGAACGATAACAAAGGAAATTCTTTCTATGTAAATTATTATTCGATTCCATCAGACAACCATGCAAATCCTTTGCACAATTGAGTGTAATGTGAAGGGTCACTACCTCGTTGgaagataaagagaaaaaaattaaggaatttAGCAAGCCACCAACAGTTTGCTTaagatatttcaaaatggttgCTTCCATCATGGAGTTTTAGCCACAAATTCTTTTCATGGCCACATTTTCTACGTAAACTATAATCAGCGagaattttttggtaatgATCCACAGAGAAGAAATCACCATACACAGGTTAATTGTCTTACACTTTagatatcatcttcaacaaacaaaatagataCCAATTAGACTTCTAAGAAGGTTAAATGCAATGCTCATAAAGACTCATACTAAGCCACCAAATACCATTCAATAACTGCtacaaaaaccataataaaaccatactaaaactaaaaatacaactgcactaaaaatacaactgcACTAAAATGCCAACACAACATCACTACATTAGCAATACACtagcaaaaaaacacaatacgACAGCaatagcaacagcaacagcaacagcaacacaaCAGCAGTGCAAGCATCAGTCCACAAAGAAGAAACCCATTCACTGTTTGAAACAAGGAATCATCATACTCAGATCATTTCAGACAAACCCCTAAAACAATTTCGatgaaacccctaaaccaatttcagagaaacccctaaaccttcaaccaattttgaacaaacccctaaactaatttcagcgaaacccctaaaccttcaaccaatttcgaacaaacccctcagccaatttcagagaaatgcataaaccctaaaccaacttCAGAGAAACCCTTAAACGGTAAGAAAATGCCGATGAACAGTACCTGTCgctgggagaggaagagagaagagacagTCGGAGCTGAGTGAAGGCCCACGGATTCGGAGCCtggagagtgaagagaaacaGAGGCAGCGAAGAGACAGGGGCGAGAGAGAACTTCAGCAAAACAGAGGcaataaaatttcagcaaaAGAGATATCTGTGCAATAAGggtacaataattttatatttataggtgatagttccaaaatttttaaaaatgggtggtattttcagttagaattataaaaatggtggcattttgggctatttcccttatattttttatacaagttaaGTGAATCAAATTTATGAGATGGAGATTTGAAAGGTGAGGGAAGGGGCACGCTAGCCTGACCAACTGGACGAACCCCGACacatttgtattgttaattgtacttttgtttttccactTGGAAGAGAACATCTACAGACAACGATTATAGCTTCAATCTGTTCAGCCCACAGCCTTCAGGAAGTTAGAATCGTTTCCAAATGCAAGATGCTAAATAGTAATGAGTTTAAATAAGTGCTACTATATTATATCTCAAATTACAATACATAAATTCAGTTTATCCTCACAACTGAAACATGTTTGATCTCGGAATTTAAGGCATTTTCCCTCTAAAAAGAACAATTGGAATATATGCAAAAGTGCTTATTAGGAACACCAGATATTGCAAACAACGCAACTGCACCCCCATCTCTACAATTCATTCCAGGATAAGACGGGGAGGAGATTTACAGAAGATTAtgcaaaagaacaaataattATCTCTAATGATCTGTCTCGAGTCCCAATCCAACTAAAATATGAAGACCACACTGTCATGAACTCTGGACTTCTGGTTCTGAGCCACACACTCAGATATCCACATAAGATTTCTGATCTCCTGCTCCCTCAACCTCATGTATGCGAAGAAAACACCGTAATGGAACTGCAGGTCAGAGGAAAGGCAAAGATGTCAAGTGACTGAATGGAGAACTGAGGATAAGTGTGGCCTAGAAAATGAAACAGACATGGATTCACAGTAACTGCAGTACCAACCTGTTGCTCAAATGCTAAGCAAAGCCTTTTCACCTCCTCTTCATAAAATGCCTTGTCAAGCATCTGACTCTCACCATAGGATAGTTTTGAAAAGATAGCCTGATATGGAGGATATTTTTCCATGACACCACGGACCTACAACAACAAACAAGTAGATGGCTCAGAGAAAACCACTACTACAACTTGAAAATGTTAAGAATATGAGTAACGAGATCGCATAACCAACTGATGTTGGTATTTGACAGAATCAAGACCAGATATGATGAGAAGGAAGTTAAGTATGGCAGAAATAAATTCAGACTGGTGATATCATGCAGAGAACACAAACAATGTCAtaaattttaactttaattctttttcttcaaacatAATAATGCAGAAGGAAACACATTATTGTTGCCCCAAATAGCAGAAGGTCTTTATGAAAAGACGGAGCAAGAGCTGGAGCACCATTTAGGCAAGAAATAAAACCACTTGAAACACACAGCATACCTGATCAACGTCCTCACAGACAGCGAGTTCTTCATGGCCATAGGGATAACTGtaagaaacaagcaaatagTTATCAGAGATAGCAATCCAGAATAGAacctaaaaatataaaagccaCCAACAAATCAGGATGACCAAAGAGCTTACAGCAAACCAAAGCTAGAATACAACTTCCTGCGATCATCTCGAGTAAGCTCAGTTCCAATACTGCAGCATAGGAAAAATAGCATGAGGACATGAAAAGATTGCTGAAACCACATAAGCTATGATCTCAAGAAAACTTGTCAGCACCTCAATATTTGCATACCTATTTATGGTAATATTGACCGCCCTTCTGTCAGCCTCAAAAGCAAGTAAGTCAGACATGATCTCTGCTGTGGCGCCACCTAGTTTCTGTCCAAAAgatcaaaaccaaactaatgagaagatacaaaatttgaatgaaactcttgatttataaataaaaatttaccTGACAAAACCTGTAGAAATCTTCAAGGTATGCCTTGTAAAGAGTATTCCTCATTATTTCAATATTCATATCATCCAGGTCCTGTAAAAAAGAATGAGCAATACAAAATCAGAACACACTAATGAGGCTCCATTATTGTCTTGATGATGACATTAAAAATCTCATCCATCAATGCAATAACACATGTTATTAAGGATGCCTACcgaaacagaaacagaaaaaattggaaaataaagGTACGGGATCACTAATTTGTACCTCAGATGTAATACATTCCGAAAAGTAAGGAGCAAGTGGTGTGTCAACAAGCACCAGTCTGTAAAGCTCCCGCATATTCTGTGCAACTGCCAGGGTGGCAATGCTGAGgagacaaaaatgaaattcagTTGGGCGTTTTATAGAATGTAAAAAAGCCATAGAAAACACGTAGAtacaaggaaaaataaaagaaaatgaaatacaGAAATCTATGAGGATGCAATACCTGTCAAACATGCCCAAAGGGTGGCATTTTTCCAAGAGTTCCTGAACATCTCTCTCATGCAAGGTTCCAGTAACAATCAGGACAACATTGTCTATCATGTGGCCATATCTAGATGGAGCATAAGAAACATTAAATTCCCAATCACAACTCAATTTTAGTTATGAATTATTTATAAAGTTCACAACAGGTGGTAATTTCACACTTCATAGAGATCCTCCAGCCTTGAATAAAGGCCAGAAAGTGGCCCAGTGTTATATGCTCAGTACTACCCCGGCCAAGGCCCAAATCAAGTTTATGGTCCCAACACCTTTTctcatattataataaaatacaaaataaactacatctaaaaaaaataacaaaaatcaGTCAGCAAGCTACATACGTAATGTACTCCAAAAAGGTTGACAAGGGCTCTGTGGCTTGGCATAGCATGTGCTTATACTCATCAACCAATTTAAGGGTGCACTTTTCCACAATTGTAGTTGTATGCAACGGGGAAGGTTCTGCAAGAAAGTTGTCAAATAAGCAGAGCATGAATATtgacttgagagagagagagagagagagagagttgtcaAATGTAGTTGTATGcataagaaggaaaaagattgATCCTTTTGTCTTCCATTAAGTTGAGCCTACTTTTGTTCCTTCAGTTTCACACAGTCCCAATGATGCACGTATTTTTGGAACACCTTAATTGTGATACTCTTCTTCAGAAACACAATTGAAGTTATACAGAGTGCAGATCAAATTCACTCTTTAATCACTTAGACAAAAAGTTTTATTTCAATCCATTAACAAAAAGTATCAAACTCTTTTATCTTTACTTAACATTTGATGCAAACAATATAAACTAAGCAGCCAAACCCAAATCCCCCTTTGTATTACGCATATCCAAATGCACCCTAATATATTAATCCACCTGCAAAGTTCGCGCATTTAAAACCATAGCATTCGTGAAACACTAAGGTTGGATCATAGTGCTGCTCTTACTAATTCTAATTCAATTGAACCAACACCGAATCCAAGCCCTAATATAACCTACATCTCAGATCGATAAGCTAGACTATTAGTCCAGAACAAACGCCTAAATCTAAGCATACGATCCAAAATTCATTTTCCAATTCTGTTCAATTTCCTCAGGAAACAAACAGAGGGCTCACAAAATCgaagaaactagagaaagataGATGTTGAACGCACCATTTTGGAGGTAGGGTCCGTACTCGGTGGCAGAAAGGTGCATCTTAATATCGTCGAGGGTCTCGCACTGGCACAAATTGTTGTAATCGGCGGCAGTGAGAAGGCCCGCACGGTGTCCCCGTACTATGGCCTCCAAGTACCCGCCGTGAATGTTGAACGTCATTGCCTCGAAGCCGTACATtttgtcaaattcaaatttacgCGATCTGCCACTGCCCGATCtgaaaattgaagatgttgcaGGAGAGAAAGGGGATGATCAAAAACCAGAGGCCCCCTtctgcagaaaaaaaaaaaacaatgaaagaaaaatgaaaaccctaACGAAGCAGACGGAGCTTAATCGCAGGTTTAAAGAGGGTAAAATCAGGGGAGAGACGATGACCTGTGATGAGAGCTCGAATGTGATAGCAATTCAGATTCAGAGAAAACAAATCTGGTTCATTAGAAGACGGTGTGCAATTACACAAATGcccttttcattttgtataATGCCCAAAACCCTTTCGCGTGGTGGCGGGTAGCCCGTGGCGGGGGATATATTGGGCTAGGCTTTTTTGTCGCCGTAGCTTTGACACTATCAGGCCTCAAGGCCATTGGTGGGCCCATCGTAAGGCCCAATCTTTTGGACCcatgtacaaaaaaataaaaaaaatcagtccGTTGACCAAGAGATTTgtccacacacacacaaaaaaaaaagttacaagagaccatttttattttattttaattaatataacgCATCATTGACTTGAATAGGCAATTTTTGGAATTCTTTGCAACTACTTTTTGGaacaagaaatatttaaattggAATGAAAAGCATCAATCATCAAATGGATAGTGcatatcttttcttttttacgtCCCCACGTTGTCACACAGTAGGGACATAGGGACGTAAAAAAGGGAATTCTATCAACTTGTTccaacttagaataataagtTCATGAGCTTAGTCTTACTTCATCATTGAGAAACGAAAGAAAACTTCTATTGGTATAGAATGTgattcttgtttcttttatatatatgaaatctgaatcatatatttttcataaatttaatCAAGTTCAACATATGGGATCATAGACTTTAAACTTAAATGTCATTAGTGGTCTTTAACTTTGCTATGTCATTATTGGTCTCTAATTTTgcccctcttttttttatcactCCTCCtaatttcaaatatgttaaaTTTATCTATGTGATTTTAAATTTATCCTAATTCAATGACATGTTTCAAATTATATCAATTTTCTTCCAATTACGTTTTAAATATGTTAGGGATACCTGCTTACTCTAACTCGGAATTGAACGAAATATTTAAACGTGTCCTCAAATTGCGAGGGCACTAAACTATTCAGGTCAAATtaccaaaattgaaatcacataaactacaataaaaaaatccaataaaCTATAAGGACCAACcatgaattttctttccacaattttaataataagcATGGTGTGATTAATT
This genomic interval from Prunus dulcis unplaced genomic scaffold, ALMONDv2, whole genome shotgun sequence contains the following:
- the LOC117613744 gene encoding V-type proton ATPase subunit d2 — translated: MYGFEAMTFNIHGGYLEAIVRGHRAGLLTAADYNNLCQCETLDDIKMHLSATEYGPYLQNEPSPLHTTTIVEKCTLKLVDEYKHMLCQATEPLSTFLEYITYGHMIDNVVLIVTGTLHERDVQELLEKCHPLGMFDSIATLAVAQNMRELYRLVLVDTPLAPYFSECITSEDLDDMNIEIMRNTLYKAYLEDFYRFCQKLGGATAEIMSDLLAFEADRRAVNITINSIGTELTRDDRRKLYSSFGLLYPYGHEELAVCEDVDQVRGVMEKYPPYQAIFSKLSYGESQMLDKAFYEEEVKRLCLAFEQQFHYGVFFAYMRLREQEIRNLMWISECVAQNQKSRVHDSVVFIF
- the LOC117613745 gene encoding uncharacterized protein LOC117613745, translating into MFEQSCFGHLLGIEDLKWTSPIVHGLLLSKADPKTVSQLNGIKFIVGKKVIQFTAQQFCIVTGLRFGNLPFIPIPTNENCSLKRKYFANDKTVNLLELEKAFLECDDVDDVFKLGFLYFAVFVLLGSEKHVHIDMRYLKLAEDLEDFGKYPWGAVSYAKTN